A single region of the Nicotiana sylvestris chromosome 6, ASM39365v2, whole genome shotgun sequence genome encodes:
- the LOC104226175 gene encoding uncharacterized protein: MRVRVVSLLSPTGYSILEQTTLVPTPIEDTTIPPIDTHVPPPAPASGSGTSNGDLRGAIQMLTQLVASQAQRSNIAPSSSSQQEDSTSSKVNRFLQLDPPVFMGANPEEDPHDFIDEMHKTLRVMRATEIDGVELAAYRLKGVAYSWFELLEDFREEGSPPSRWSEFADAFIDHFLPIETRVARVAEFENLKQGSRSMWEYHMDFAPLSKYAIYMLPTMEAKVCRFVQGLNPLTTNEASTTTLNSDMNYGKMVAFAQATKNRKLKNRMEREGNNKARSTGNMGESLGGGRSAFRGGSSGPSHSITQSLASAPPSGPSQQQQWSRFRPDQGNRGSHQRGRSRERSQQ, from the coding sequence ATGCGGGTGAGGGTAGTCTCCCTGCTATCACCTACTGGTTATTCTATTCTAGAGCAGACTACCCTAGTTCCTACACCTATAGAGGATACCACTATCCCTCCCATTGATACTCATGTTCCGCCTCCAGCCCCAGCTTCCGGTTCTGGTACTTCTaatggggatcttaggggagctattcagatgttgacccagctagtggcctctcaggcccAGAGGTCCAATATTGCACCTAGTTCATCCAGCCAGCAAGAGGATTCCACTAGTTCCAAGGTGAATagatttcttcagttagaccctccagtgtttatgggtgccaatccagaagaagacccccatgattttattgatgagatgcacaagaccctcagggttatgcgCGCAACTGAGATAGATggagtagagttggctgcctatcgtctgaaaggggtggcctattcgtGGTTTGAGTTGTTGGAAGATTTCCGTGAGGAGGGGAGCCCTCCGTCAAGGTGGAGCGAGTTTGCCGatgcctttatagatcatttcctTCCTATTGAGACAAGGGTAGCCCGTGTAGCAGAGTTTGAAAATCTGAAGCAAGGTAGCAGAAGTatgtgggagtaccacatggattTTGCTCCCCTGTCCAAGTATGCCATTtatatgttgcccacaatggaggccaaggtgtgccggtttgttcagggactTAATCCTTTGACTACTAATGAGGCTTCTACGACTACATTGAATtctgacatgaattatgggaagatggtagcATTTGCTCAGGCTACAAAGAACCGTAaactgaagaacagaatggagagagagggtaacaaCAAGGCTCGGTCTACGGGCAACATGGGAGAGTCACTAGGCGGGGGAAGATCAGCCTTcaggggaggatcatcagggccGTCCCATTCTATTACGCAGTCTTTAGCCAGTGCACCACCATCAGGGCCCAGTCAGCAGCAGCAGTGGAGTCGTTTCAGGCCCGATCAGGGCAACAGGGGATCTCACCAGCGGGGTCGGTCAAGAGAGAGATCTCAGCAGTAG
- the LOC138871552 gene encoding uncharacterized protein: MRFGKKGKLSSRHVRTYRIIQMIGQVEYKIELPPEMSLAHPVFYVSMLKKVVGDPFTSVQVETIEVNEELSYEEVPVAILDKQVRKLRNKEIVSVKVLWRNQQVEEATWEAEEEMRKKYPHLFEWSCNSYYAFGS, from the coding sequence ATGcgttttggaaagaaagggaaattaagttcGAGGCATGTCAGAACGTATAGAATCATTCAAATGATTGGTCAGGTGGAGTACAAGatcgagctgccacccgagatgtcattggcACATCCAGTCTTctatgtgtctatgttgaagaaggtagtgggagatccattCACTAGTGTGCaagttgaaactattgaggttaatgaagaactgtcatatgaagaagttccagttgccattcttgacaaGCAAGTTCGGAAGttaagaaataaggaaattgtctccgtaaaagtgttatggcggaaccagcaagttgaggaagccacttgggaagctgaggaagaaatgagaaagaagtacccacatttgtttgaatggTCATGTAATAGCTATTATGCATTTGGTTCCTAA
- the LOC138871553 gene encoding uncharacterized protein — protein sequence MDKSSTGETPFSPVYSAKSLIPVEVGETNLSYFQTDEESNNKVILINLELLEECRDLVHVRMEAQKHKMERYYNRRANLHYFKVGDFVLRKVNQNTRELNTGKLGPTWEGPYRISAITGKGSYELENRNGDKLPNN from the coding sequence ATGGACAAGTCGAGCACAGGAGAAACTCCTTTTTCCCCTGTATACAGTGCAAAATCTCTAATCCCGGTGGAAGTGGGTGAAACCAACTTGAGTTATTTCCAAACAGATGAAGAATCGAACAACAAAGTAATATTAATCAACTTGGAGCTGCTTGAGGAATGCAGGGACTTGGTGCATGTAAGAATGGAAGCGCAAAAGCATAAAATGGAGAGGTATTATAATCGAAGAGCCAACCTCCATTATTTTAAAGTAGGAGATTTCGTTCTGAggaaagtaaatcaaaatactcgGGAGCTCAACACGGGGAAGCTGGGTCCAACGTGGGAAGGTCCTTACCGGATTTCAGCTATCACCGGGAAAGGTTCATACGAGTTGGAGAACCGGAATGGAGACAAGTTGCCCAACAATTGA
- the LOC104226174 gene encoding AT-hook motif nuclear-localized protein 1-like: MEGRENMSSSSGVRVVGSDVPSDYHMAPRTTTENPSAPVMTGSAAQAVAVAAQAQVSVSVSPTPAVTTDSAALAMTTVKKKRGRPRKYGPDGSLPASVISPKPISSAAPSPVIDFSSEKRAKIRPVGSALKVYQPKADVQNSGEWVSCSVGASFTPHIITVNTGEDVSMKVISFSQQGPRAICILSANGVISSVTLRQPDSSGGTLTYEGRFEILSLTGSFIQSETGGMRNRSGGMSVSLASPDGRVIGGGVAGLLVAASPVQIVVGSFLAGIQHEPTTKKNKSEPITAAVPLSSTDMEKAYHSSSAKPTVVSNSSFHEDNWPSLAPDSRNQPADINVSQPA, encoded by the exons ATGGAAGGAAGGGAAAATATGAGTAGCAGTAGTGGAGTAAGAGTGGTGGGATCAGATGTTCCGTCAGACTACCATATGGCACCTAGGACCACCACTGAGAATCCTTCTGCCCCGGTGATGACTGGATCAGCAGCtcaagcagtagcagtagcagcccAGGCGCAGGTGAGTGTATCAGTTTCTCCAACACCAGCAGTGACCACAGATTCTGCTGCTTTAGCAATGACCACAGTGAAGAAAAAGCGAGGTAGACCCAGAAAATATGGGCCAGATGGGTCATTACCCGCGTCTGTTATTTCTCCTAAGCCTATTTCATCCGCTGCACCATCTCCGGTCATTGATTTTTCGTCGGAGAAACGGGCGAAAATCCGGCCTGTTGGGTCAGCTCTTAAGGTCTATCAACCTAAAGCTGATGTTCAGAATTCAG GTGAATGGGTTTCATGCTCGGTCGGTGCTAGTTTCACGCCCCATATTATCACTGTTAACACTGGAGAG GATGTCAGCATGAAGGTTATATCATTCTCCCAACAAGGGCCTCGAGCAATATGCATTCTCTCAGCAAATGGTGTAATTTCCAGTGTCACACTTCGCCAACCGGACTCATCTGGTGGTACATTAACATATGAG GGCCGGTTTGAGATACTGTCTTTGACGGGATCATTTATCCAATCCGAGACCGGAGGAATGAGAAACAGATCTGGAGGGATGAGTGTGTCTCTAGCAAGCCCTGATGGACGTGTTATTGGTGGCGGAGTTGCCGGTCTATTGGTAGCTGCCAGTCCTGTGCAG ATTGTTGTGGGCAGCTTCCTTGCTGGAATTCAGCATGAGCCGACGACCAAGAAGAACAAGTCCGAGCCCATAACTGCAGCTGTTCCTCTATCTAGTACAGATATGGAAAAGGCCTATCACTCATCATCAGCAAAACCAACTGTAGTATCGAATTCTTCCTTCCATGAAGATAACTGGCCATCATTGGCCCCTGACTCGAGGAATCAGCCTGCTGACATCAATGTTTCTCAACCTGCATAA